A portion of the Halobacillus ihumii genome contains these proteins:
- a CDS encoding TAXI family TRAP transporter solute-binding subunit yields MKKRTLFSLVLVLAIGMILSACGESGNGGGTDSADSGDGGEAVTNLTMGTGSVGGVYYPLGGEMANLWADNIDVEGFDVSSVESGASVENIAKIQSGDFQLGIAQNTTMINATEGKGEFEGKKMDNVGVIGSLYPEALQVVTLDSTGIESIEDLKGKRVAIGPPGGATREAAELVLSAYGIEKGDYTAYEEGFGDAKSKLQNGTIDASFAVVGVPSSTTDELAAATGEVKFLNIEGEALKTVTENSQYEAYTVEPGTYEWQDEPVQTVTAMALLLASKDQVSEDLAYKLTKTLYEKAGDMTIAQAKLITKDSALTGAKGLPLHPGAEKYFKEAGIIE; encoded by the coding sequence TTGAAGAAAAGAACTTTATTTTCATTAGTACTAGTCTTAGCTATCGGCATGATTTTAAGTGCCTGTGGCGAAAGTGGAAATGGCGGCGGCACCGACAGCGCTGACAGTGGCGATGGTGGAGAAGCCGTCACAAACCTGACAATGGGTACAGGTAGTGTAGGCGGTGTCTACTATCCATTAGGGGGAGAAATGGCGAACCTTTGGGCAGATAATATTGATGTTGAAGGGTTTGACGTAAGTTCCGTAGAATCCGGTGCATCTGTAGAAAACATTGCCAAGATTCAATCGGGTGATTTCCAGCTTGGAATTGCCCAAAATACAACCATGATCAATGCAACAGAAGGTAAGGGAGAATTTGAAGGTAAAAAGATGGATAATGTAGGAGTTATTGGTTCTCTTTATCCTGAAGCATTGCAAGTTGTTACATTAGATTCAACTGGAATCGAGTCCATTGAAGACTTAAAAGGCAAGCGTGTTGCCATCGGCCCACCAGGCGGAGCAACTCGAGAAGCAGCTGAGCTTGTTCTTTCTGCATATGGAATTGAAAAAGGCGACTATACAGCTTATGAAGAAGGATTTGGAGACGCAAAAAGTAAACTGCAAAACGGTACAATTGATGCTTCCTTCGCTGTAGTCGGTGTTCCTTCATCTACTACTGACGAGCTGGCTGCGGCAACTGGAGAAGTTAAATTCCTGAATATTGAAGGAGAAGCTCTTAAAACAGTAACAGAGAACAGCCAATACGAGGCTTATACAGTAGAACCGGGAACTTATGAGTGGCAGGATGAACCTGTTCAAACCGTTACAGCTATGGCTTTACTATTAGCTTCAAAGGATCAGGTCAGTGAGGACTTAGCTTACAAGTTAACAAAGACACTTTATGAAAAAGCTGGTGACATGACGATCGCTCAGGCTAAATTAATTACTAAAGACAGCGCGTTAACAGGTGCTAAAGGTCTTCCGCTTCACCCAGGTGCTGAGAAGTACTTTAAAGAGGCAGGAATTATCGAATAA
- a CDS encoding TRAP transporter permease yields MAKYDKESAFRTNLGAWGWITLILGGALTIFQLYTAFRGAYVSMIQGAIHLGAALCLVYLLYPIKSSMTKNRGVPWYDALLAIAALFANYYIIYNYERLINEAIIFGFTYLDQIVATAGIILLLEATRRVVGLPIVIIAIAALLYGLLGQYIPVIGHAGYDWPTLATEMFYSSSSIFGIPIQISSTYIYLFLFFGVILVKTNIGQFFNDIALRLTGRYTGGTAKAAVAASGLQGMVSGSSVANTVGSGSFTIPMMKNAGFKPHFAAASEASASTGGQIMPPIMGAAAFIMASYTGIPYNEIIVIAIIPAVLYFAGVFLGTHFEARKQGIMGLKKEELPKTKNLAKRIDLFLPLVIIIGFLLIGYTPTYAALFAIGTAFVISFFRKETRMSLKGTIKLLEEGARTALPVIAACATAGIIAGTVTTTGLGPKIAGGIIDLAQGQFFLVMFFTMIACIILGMGLPTTANYVVTATMAAPALLAFDVPVIAVHMFVFYFGIVADITPPVCLAAYAGAGIAGANPMKAGVTAVKLAIAAFIIPYVFVSQPILLLQGDANVLNVSIAVVTALLGMASISAAMIGHFVSKVNWLERLLLFAGGLLLVYPDYLISIIGLAIFGVVAAIQFARNKKDGPGPQEATTS; encoded by the coding sequence ATGGCCAAATATGATAAAGAAAGTGCTTTTCGTACAAATTTAGGAGCGTGGGGATGGATCACGCTAATCCTCGGTGGAGCTCTTACAATTTTCCAACTTTACACAGCGTTTAGAGGCGCCTATGTATCTATGATTCAGGGTGCAATTCACTTAGGGGCTGCCTTGTGCTTGGTGTATCTCTTATACCCAATTAAGTCCTCTATGACCAAAAATCGCGGTGTTCCCTGGTATGATGCACTCTTAGCGATTGCTGCATTATTTGCTAACTATTACATTATTTATAACTATGAACGATTAATTAATGAAGCAATCATTTTTGGTTTTACTTATCTCGATCAAATTGTTGCTACAGCAGGTATCATTCTATTACTTGAAGCAACCCGCCGTGTAGTCGGGCTTCCGATCGTTATCATTGCGATCGCTGCTTTGCTTTACGGCTTGTTAGGTCAATATATTCCCGTTATCGGACATGCCGGCTATGACTGGCCAACACTGGCAACTGAAATGTTTTACAGTTCCAGTTCTATATTTGGGATTCCGATTCAAATTTCATCGACTTATATTTATTTATTCCTCTTCTTTGGTGTCATTTTAGTCAAAACAAACATCGGCCAGTTCTTTAATGATATTGCTCTGCGTTTAACAGGACGCTATACAGGCGGCACAGCAAAAGCAGCTGTAGCAGCCAGTGGTTTGCAAGGAATGGTTAGTGGTAGCTCTGTAGCCAATACAGTAGGCTCTGGTTCCTTCACCATTCCCATGATGAAAAATGCCGGATTTAAGCCGCATTTTGCGGCGGCATCGGAAGCTTCTGCCTCGACCGGAGGACAAATCATGCCCCCAATCATGGGTGCTGCTGCCTTTATCATGGCCTCCTATACAGGTATTCCTTACAATGAAATCATTGTGATTGCCATTATTCCAGCGGTGCTTTATTTTGCCGGTGTCTTCTTAGGTACGCACTTCGAAGCACGTAAACAAGGGATTATGGGACTTAAAAAAGAAGAACTTCCGAAAACCAAAAACTTGGCCAAGCGAATTGACCTATTTTTACCGCTGGTTATCATTATTGGTTTTTTGCTTATTGGTTACACTCCAACCTATGCAGCATTATTTGCGATAGGTACTGCGTTTGTCATTAGCTTTTTCCGTAAAGAAACACGGATGTCCTTAAAAGGGACTATTAAATTGCTAGAAGAAGGTGCTCGAACCGCATTACCTGTAATCGCTGCCTGTGCGACGGCAGGGATCATTGCAGGAACCGTAACTACAACGGGTCTTGGTCCTAAAATTGCAGGTGGAATTATCGACCTGGCTCAAGGACAATTCTTCTTAGTTATGTTCTTTACGATGATTGCGTGTATCATTTTGGGTATGGGTCTTCCTACAACAGCAAACTATGTTGTTACAGCAACAATGGCGGCACCTGCTTTATTAGCCTTTGATGTCCCAGTTATTGCTGTTCACATGTTTGTATTCTACTTTGGTATTGTGGCGGATATCACTCCACCAGTTTGTTTAGCAGCGTACGCTGGAGCAGGTATCGCAGGGGCGAACCCGATGAAGGCCGGGGTCACAGCTGTCAAACTGGCTATTGCCGCCTTTATCATTCCATACGTTTTTGTTTCCCAGCCAATTTTACTCTTACAGGGAGATGCAAACGTCTTAAACGTGTCAATTGCCGTGGTCACTGCATTACTCGGTATGGCCAGTATCAGTGCAGCGATGATTGGTCATTTTGTCAGCAAAGTCAATTGGCTTGAGAGACTTCTCTTATTCGCAGGCGGATTACTGCTTGTCTATCCAGACTATTTAATCTCAATAATCGGTCTGGCTATCTTCGGTGTAGTGGCAGCTATTCAATTTGCCCGCAACAAGAAAGACGGCCCTGGACCACAGGAAGCGACTACCTCATAA